TGCGCAAATCGCACCAATCTTTGATAATTTTCCCGCGAATCAACAAGAATGCGAATGGTATCTTCATCAACGAAATCCCGTAATACCCGGTGACTGAGATCAAGATCTTGATAAAGCAAAACCGGTGCGGCAATAGTCATCGATTTTTGTTGAATGTCGTGCCATAGCCGGTGCAAATATTCGAGATCGGCGCGCAAATCGCTTTCATCCGCGGTTTCAGCCATAGTGCGGATAATATACCCGCCCTTCTCCTCCGCAGGCAGAATCTGCTGCAACTTATCGCGCAGCAGTTCACGTTCGCTATCATCTTCAATACGCTGCGAAATACCGATATGTGATTCTTGCGGCAGAAACACCAGCAAACGGCCCGCCAGACTGATCTGTGTCGACAACCGCGCGCCCTTGGTGCCTATGGCATCCTTGATAACTTGCACCAGGATACTGTTCCCTTCATATAATAATTTCTCGATGGGTTTGGCTGCATCGCCCTCTTGACCGGAATCGCGGATATCCGCCACATGTAAAAAGGCAGCCCGGTCAAGGCCAATATCGACAAAAGCGGATTGCATTCCGGGCAAAACACGGCTGACGCGCCCATTATAGATATTCCCAACGATACCCCGGCCGCTTGTCCTTTCAATGTGCAACTCTTGCGTCACCCCTTGCTCCAGTATCGCCACCCGGGTTTCTTGCGGCGTGATATTGACAAGAATTTCATTACTCATGTTCGATTAGATTATTATTAAAAAACGGATTTTTAAAGCCGATGCCCCACACTGCAGCAGATCACATGACGAATTGTTAACGACGCGAAGCGCAATTCAATTTTAGGTAAATGCTGCTACACCAAACTAGCTGCTATTGGAAAATTGCGATGCCGGCTTCCTCAAGCAATTGGGCCGTCTCGTACAGCGGCAATCCCATGATACCGCTATAACTGCCCGAAATCTCGACGATGAAAGCGGCCGCCACGCCTTGAATCGCATAAGCTCCGGCTTTGTCCAGAACATTATTATTTGCCAGATAATGCCGAATCTCACGTTCGCTGATTTCGCGGAAACGTACGGTCGATGTCGACAATCGCATTTGTATGGTATCGCGGATACCGATGCCGATCGCAGTCAGCACCTGATGCGAACGTCCCGACAATATTTTCAGCATTTCTTCGGCATGCGCATTATCCCTCGGTTTTCCGAGGATGCATCCATCGATCGTCACAATGGTATCAGCCGCCAGCACCGGCTGAACTGGCAAGCGACGCTGCAATATCCGTTTCCAACCGGCATCGGCCTTGGCGCGGGTAACGCGGTAGATATAATCAGCGGGAACTTCATTGGCAAGCGGCTGCTCGTCGACATCGATAGCACGGCCCAAAGTTTCCCGCATCATCAATAAATTAAATTTCACGCCGATCTGGCGCAGCAATTCGCGCCGGCGAGGGCTTCTAGATGCAAGGTAGATTTGGTTCTCGGAGAACATCGCAATCTTATGCCATCGCACTACATTCGACACATTGAATCGGTTTGATCATCACATTCAACGTTTCCACGTGATGGTTTTGAAGGGCATATGTTCATAGGTGCGCAATCAAGTTTAAGCTCTGTGATAAGGGTGATTCTTATTAATCGATACGGCACGATAAATCTGTTCTGCCAGCAAAACACGCACCAGTCCATGCGGCAATGTCAGTTTCGATAATGCCAGCATCGCATGCGCGGCTTGTTTGATTTCCTCATGCAAGCCGTCCGCGCCACCAATGATAAATGCAATGGCATTTTGCGTCATCATCCATTCTTGGATGACCCCGGCAAATTTTACCGTAGTCCATTGCTGACCTTGCTCATCGAGAACCACAATGTAGCAATTCGGCGGCAAAGCGGCGCGAATCCGTTGATATTCCGCTTGCAGAACCTGCACAACCGATTTTCCTCCGGCGCGCTTTTCCGGCTTAATTTCAATCAAATTGACAGTTATTTCACCGGACAAGCGTTTAATATACTCGAGGTAGCCCGTTTTGATCCAATCCGGCATTTTGTTGCCGACCGCGAGAATAAAAAACTTCATGAACCGATGGAATTCATTCGCAATTCCCGGTAGCGTCAATTACGCTCCGACCACAGCGCTTTCAAATTGTAATATTCTCGTACGGCCGGCAGCATGATATGCACAACCACATCGCCTAAATCCACAAGCACCCATTCACCCGACTGTTCACCTTCGACACTGTGCACTTTTCTCCCGGCAGCTTTAGCCTTTTCTTGCACATTATTAGCCAGCGCCTTTGTTTGACGTGTCGAATCCGCGCTAGCGATAATAATGAACTCGAACATCGAGGTAATTTTTGACACATTGATGACATCGATATCATGCGCCTTGATCTCTTCCAATGCGTCAACAATGATAGGTACCAGTTTTTCAGAATTCATAGATTTCCGGTATATAACCGATTGGATTTAATATATTCAGAGACACTTTCAGGCAGCAAATAGCGAATGCTCTTTCCTGAGCTGATCAGCGATCGTATGTGCGAAGCGGATATTTCCAGCAACGAGGTGCGCGCAGTATAAATACAACCGCTAGGTTGCCGTGCTAGATCACCGGCATCCGCGGCATGGCGGGATGAGCATTCTTTGCGTATCTCGATTGGCAAATTCTTGTCCTCGCTAATCGACACAAAGCCGGGGCGGCCAACCACAATCAAATGGCATAGATTGAATAATGTTTGCCATTCAGACCATTGATTGATCTTAACAAATGCATCGATTCCCAATACAAAGCACAGCGCGGTATTTTCTCCCAACTCACATCGGTATTCCCGCAAT
The nucleotide sequence above comes from Gammaproteobacteria bacterium. Encoded proteins:
- the maf gene encoding septum formation inhibitor Maf; amino-acid sequence: MFSENQIYLASRSPRRRELLRQIGVKFNLLMMRETLGRAIDVDEQPLANEVPADYIYRVTRAKADAGWKRILQRRLPVQPVLAADTIVTIDGCILGKPRDNAHAEEMLKILSGRSHQVLTAIGIGIRDTIQMRLSTSTVRFREISEREIRHYLANNNVLDKAGAYAIQGVAAAFIVEISGSYSGIMGLPLYETAQLLEEAGIAIFQ
- the rlmH gene encoding 23S rRNA (pseudouridine(1915)-N(3))-methyltransferase RlmH: MKFFILAVGNKMPDWIKTGYLEYIKRLSGEITVNLIEIKPEKRAGGKSVVQVLQAEYQRIRAALPPNCYIVVLDEQGQQWTTVKFAGVIQEWMMTQNAIAFIIGGADGLHEEIKQAAHAMLALSKLTLPHGLVRVLLAEQIYRAVSINKNHPYHRA
- the rsfS gene encoding ribosome silencing factor; the protein is MNSEKLVPIIVDALEEIKAHDIDVINVSKITSMFEFIIIASADSTRQTKALANNVQEKAKAAGRKVHSVEGEQSGEWVLVDLGDVVVHIMLPAVREYYNLKALWSERN
- the nadD gene encoding nicotinate-nucleotide adenylyltransferase; the protein is MLAGEGVIDKFPLVGIYGGTFDPIHYGHLRIAEELLDFTGLKRMIFVPSGAPRLRAAPAASRGHRAAMVRLAIQDNNRFVLDEREINRPGTSATVQSLREYRCELGENTALCFVLGIDAFVKINQWSEWQTLFNLCHLIVVGRPGFVSISEDKNLPIEIRKECSSRHAADAGDLARQPSGCIYTARTSLLEISASHIRSLISSGKSIRYLLPESVSEYIKSNRLYTGNL